Proteins found in one Phocoena sinus isolate mPhoSin1 chromosome 19, mPhoSin1.pri, whole genome shotgun sequence genomic segment:
- the LYPD3 gene encoding ly6/PLAUR domain-containing protein 3, with product MDPARKAGSRVAIWTTGWLLLLPPLLLLEGAQALECYSCVQKADDGCSPQKTKTVKCAPGMDVCTEVVGAVESIHGQFSVAVRGCGSGLPGKNDRGLDLYGILAFVQLHQCSQDRCNAKLNLTSRALIPAGNESDYEPNGVECYSCVGLSRKECQGTAPPVVRCYNASDHLYKGCFDGNVTLTAANVTVSLPVRGCVQDESCTRDSATGPGFTLSGSCCQGSRCNSDLRNKTYFSSRFPPLVLLPPPPSTTLAANNSVSTSAPALASTSTTKPTPALSSTSTTKPTPAPANQTSPQEVEPETSQVEESTYGHQDRRNIGQYPIKDGASNKDSAAPSVGWVALLLAVAAVTLL from the exons ATGGACCCCGCCAGGAAAGCAGGCTCCCGGGTAGCGATCTGGACAACGGgctggctgctgctgctgcctccgCTGCTGCTTCTAGAAG GAGCGCAGGCCCTGGAGTGTTACAGCTGCGTGCAGAAAGCCGATGACGGATGCTCTCCGCAGAAGACTAAGACGGTGAAGTGCGCGCCAGGCATGGACGTCTGCACAGAGGTCGTAGGGGCGGTGGAGTCCA TCCACGGGCAATTCTCGGTGGCAGTGCGGGGCTGCGGTTCGGGACTCCCCGGCAAGAATGATCGCGGACTGGACCTTTACGGGATTCTGGCTTTCGTCCAGCTGCATCAATGCTCCCAGGACCGCTGCAACGCGAAGCTCAACCTCACCTCGCGAGCACTCATCCCCGCAG GCAATGAGAGTGACTACGAGCCTAATGGGGTCGAGTGCTACAGCTGCGTGGGGCTGAGCCGCAAGGAGTGCCAGGGTACGGCGCCGCCCGTCGTGAGGTGCTACAACGCCAGCGACCACTTATACAAGGGCTGTTTCGACGGCAACGTCACCTTGACGGCAG CTAATGTGACTGTATCCTTGCCTGTCCGGGGCTGCGTCCAGGATGAGTCCTGCACCCGGGATTCGGCGACAGGCCCAGGGTTCACGCTCAGCGGCTCCTGCTGCCAGGGGTCTCGCTGTAACTCGGACCTCCGCAACAAGACCTATTTCTCCTCTCGATTCCCGCCCCTTGtcctgctgccccctcctccgTCCACCACTCTGGCTGCAAACAACTCTGTCAGTActtctgccccagccctggcctccacTTCCACCACCAAACCCACCCCAGCCCTGTCCTCCACTTCCACCACCaaacccaccccagccccagccaaccAGACTTCTCCACAAGAGGTCGAACCTGAGACCTCCCAGGTGGAGGAATCTACCTACGGCCACCAAGACCGTAGAAATATTGGGCAGTACCCCATAAAAGATGGGGCCTCTAATAAAGACTCTGCAGCTCCTTCAGTGGGGTGGGTGGCTCTTCTGTTGGCTGTGGCTGCTGTCACTTTACTATGA